The Haloferax volcanii DS2 DNA segment GCGTAGATGAGCAGTTGGGTCGTCTGACTGGACTGCCGGGCCTGGTTTGCGCTCGTCTCCGCCTCGTTGGCGAGGTTCGTCGTGAGACTGAACTCCTCGCCGTTGAACGCTTCGACAGCGTTGGCAAACGTCTGCTCGGCTTGTTGCGTGTTGGCCCCACTCGCACGCTCAATCGCGTCCCGCGCGCTGTCGAGTTCGTCCCGTGCGGCGGCACTTTCTTCGGTGTAGTGGTGGACCGACCACGAGTCGATATCGTTACTGGAGCCACCTTCGCGGGTCTGGTCGAGCGAGATTATCGTGAACGTCTGTGCGGGGTCGTAGCTGAACGACTCCACTTCGGGAACGATTCCCGTTACGGTGACCTCCACTTCGCTCGTCCCGTCGGCAGTGGCGATCTGCGCGCCGCTGAAGTTCTGCCCGTCAAAGGACTGCTGGTCGACTCTCGCGCCCGTCTGGTCGTAGTACGCGACGGTCCACGTCACGTCCTCCAGGTCGGTCTGACCCGCGAGCGTCCACGATTCGAGTTGTGGGCTCCGGTACAGTTCTTCGAGGGTGACCGACGCGGTCACCTGCGAACCGACCTGCGCCTCGTCGGGGACGTCGTCGGACGCGACGCTCACCGCCCCTGCTTGCCCTGCGAAGGCCGACAGGAGTACGACGAGCGCGAGCGCCAGCTTAGAAAAGCGACTCCAGTTCGTCCTCGTCATCGTTTATGAGGGTCTCCAGATTCGAATCACTCTCTTGACGGATCTCTTCGATGTTATCCTGTGCTTCGATGGCGACCTGCTGCAGCTCCTTGATGCGCGGGACGTTCGTCACGCCCGACAGAAGGATGACACCCGCCACCTTCTCCGCGCCAGGGATGGGGTAGTCGCCGCCGCGAACTTCCATGGAACCGGTCTGCTCCTCGATCCACTTCCGCCCGCGCTCTATGCCTTTCCGGTTCAGATGCTCCGGCGGACCAGCGAGCACGAGCAGCGCGCGCTCCGCGCCTTCGATTTCACACGGGAGCGTGAGCCGACCGAGCGCGGCCTTGCGGACGAGGCTCGTGATTCGGTTGGTCGTGTGGGCGGTGTCGAGATTGTCGTCGGGCTCGTCGCCGCCCGTCAGCCGAGACAGGAGGCCGCCGCCGTTGTTCTTCCGCGGCTCGACCCCCTCGGAGGCGTAGCCGACCGTCGAAACGCCGCCGCCGGCCAGCGTGTTGATAATCTCCGAGGAGTCGACGACGGACTCCGCGACTTCCTGTCCGTCCTGGACTTCGCCGGCTCCGAAGAGCACGCCGAACCGGTTGACGATTTCCTCGTTGATCTCGTCGTATCCCCCCTGTACCGACTCGCCGGTCTTCCGCCAGGCGTCGTTGTCGAACACGAGGAGGTTGTCGACCTCGCGGACGAACGTCTGGAAGGAGCGCGCGGCGTTGAGCGTGTAGATACCACCCTCGTCGGACCCCGGCAGGATGCCGAGCCCGTAGACGGGTTCGGTGTAGATGCGCTTGAGGTGTTTCGCGAGGACCGGCGCGCCGCCGGAGCCGGTGCCGCCACCGAGCCCGGACACGACGAGGAAGGCGTCGACTTCGTGGACGGGGATGCTGTCGATGGCACCCTGTACCTCGTCGATGTCCTCCTCGGCGATTTCGGCACCGAGTTCGTTGTCCGCACCGACGCCGTGTCCCTTCACGCGGGATTGGCCGATGAGGACGCGCTGGTCCTTCGGGATGTTCTTCAGTCCGAGCAAGTCGGCTTTCGCGGAGTTCACCGCGACCGCAGCGCGGACGATTCCGGCGTTGCGTTCCCGGTCGTACTCGACGAACTTGTCGACTACTTTTCCCCCGGCTTGCCCGAATCCGATCATTGCGAGCTTCATAGGTTCAGTCCCCTCGCCATTGCGTGAATTGCAGTACGAACGCGGACATAAGCGTTGTGATGGGGACGTGTCGAACCACCATCAGATTATCGGCGGAACGCGGCGACTCGAAACCGGTGTTAATCAGTCGTTATCCCGTGAGAACCGCTAATCCCGGTAAGATGAGCCGCAGTTCACGGCTGCTTAACGCCGCCGAGTCGTCACTCCGGTGTCAGTTCCGCTCGCCGAGATACGCGCCGAGCGTCTTCATCGACGAGGTGTCGACGCCGAAGACGCCCACGTCGTTCCGGTCGGTCGTGTTGTCGAACTGGAGCGACCGGTACTGGTCTTTCCCCATCGGGAAGCCGGGGACCGCCCCGAGGACGGTCAGGCCGACGCCCGCGAGACCCATCGGCAGCGGAACGATGGTGATGGACTTGTTCTCGGCGTCGTACACCATCTCCGTGATTTCGCGGAGCGTGAGCTTTTCCGGGCCGCCGATGCGGTAGGTCTCGCCGGCGTGGTCGTCGCCCTCGACGGCGTCCGCGAGCATCGGCACGAGGTCTCCGACCCAGATGGGTTGGAACCGCGTCTCCCCGTTGCCGGGAAGCGGGTAGAGCGGGACGCCGGGCGCGAACATCCCCTTGAGCCGCTTCGTGAAGGAGACGAACTCGCCGCCGTCTCCGAAGACGACCGAGGGCCGGAAGATGACCCAATCGAGCCCGGACGACTTGACCGCCCCCTCGGCTTTCCCCTTCGAGCGGATGTAGGCCGTGTCGCCGTCGGAGTCGGCTCCGAGCGCGCTCATCTGGACGAGTCGGGGCACGTCGTTGGCCTCCGCGGCCTTCACGACGTTTTCGGTCCCCTGCCAGTGGACGATGTCGTGCATTCGATTGCCGCCGCTCGGTTCGAACAGCGGCGACAGCGCGACGAGGTTGACGACCGCGTCTTTCCCCTCGAACGCGCCCGCGATGGAGTCGTAGTCCGTCACGTCCCCCATCGCCTTTTCGACGCCGTCGGGGAGGTCCTCGCTGTTCGGACTCCGCGACATCGCGGTCACGCTGTGTCCCCGCGATTGTAGTTCGCGGCAGAGGTGGCTCCCGATGAATCCGCTTCCGCCGACAACAAGGACTTTCATGCCGTAATATTCGGCGGAATGGGGGTAAAGCTAACGGGGAATCGGGGTCGATTTCGCCGGAGAACACCCCGATGGGAACGACGCTCTTCCGGGCGGGCGCGTCAGACCGCGCCACCGGCCCGCACCCGCGCCGCCCGCGACCGCGCTCAAAACAGTATCGAGGGCGCGACCGGTCCGTCGGTGCGTTTCACCATCCGACCGACTCGGTCGTAGGCGACGAGCTCCTCGGACGGGTCGGGGCAGTCGTCGGGCGCGTCGGCCGGGTGGTCGACCTCCGTCTGCTTCGTCGCGAACGACGCGTCCGTCGGGGGGACGCTCTCGTCGAACCGGACGACGGTGAACGGCTTTTCGCTCGGACGGAGGCCGTCCCACCGCTCGCGGGCGGGTGGCACACCACACATGCCGGGTCGCGTTGACATTATCATTGCGGCGTCTCGCTTCGGCGCGCTTTTTCCGGAGCGCCGAGTTGGTAGGATATGCTCGTCACACTCGAAGGGCTCGACGGGAGCGGGAAGACGACCGTCTGGGAGGCGCTCCACGACGCGTACCCCGACGCCGTCTTCACGCGCGAGCCCACGTCGGACTCGTGGTACGGAGAGGCCGTCAACCGCGCCATCGACGACGACGGCGCCGACCCGCTCGCCACGCTGTTTCTCTTCACCGCCGACCACGCCGACCATCTCTCGCGGGTCGTCCGACCCGCCCTCGCCGACGGGAAGCTCGTCGTCTCCGACCGCTACTCCGACTCGCGGTACGCCTATCAGGCCGCCGCGCTGCGCGACAGCGACCTCAGACGCCCGATGGAGTACATCAGAGGCATCCACACGGCGTTCACCCGTCCGCCGGACAAGACTATCTACCTCGACGTGGACCCCGAGACGGCCGCCGCGCGCAGCGGCGCGACGAACAAGTTCGAACAGGCGGCGTACCTCGCGGACGTGCGCGAGAACTACGAGCGACTTGTCGAGGCCGAACCGGAGCGGTTCGTCCGCATCGACGCGACGCAGTCGCCCGAGGACGTGCTCGACGCGGTCGAAGCGGCGCTCGAAGCGATTCTCGCGGAACAGTAGCCGCCGACCGACTCGCAGTTCACCGCGAGTTCGGGAGGTTCTCGTACTCCTCCGGCGGCGGGACGTAGAGCGTGTCGATGGTGAAGCCGAGCGCGAGCGGCATCCCTATCATCACGCCGAGGGCGGCCGTGGGGCTGCCGAGGTTCACGCCGATGCCGAAGACGCCGGAGAACACCAGCGTCGAGACGAGTAGCACGAGCGGAATCAGAAACAGGGCGTACAGGATGTACCCCCACTGCGTCTTCAACCGCAGGCGGAAAAAGCGGGTCATGACCGCCGCGATGAGCGTGTGGAGGACGATGAGCGCGCCCATGAGCACGAGGTTGACCACCGAGACCATAGCCGACGTAGGGAGGCGGTGGTCTTTGGCCTGTCGCTCTCGGCGGCCCGCTCGTCCCGCGCCGCCGTCGGTCGAACCGCCAGCCGGGTCCGCCCCCGCAACGGGTGACGTTTATCACGAAGGACCGTGACTCACCGCCATGCACCGACTCATCGCAGAGCGCGGGCTGGACGATACGGAGTTCACCGCAGACGACGCCCGCGCCGCCCTTCGCGACATGATTCGAGCGCGACGGTTCGACGAGCGCGCACTCGCCCTCCAGCGACGCGGCTGGATGAGCGGCTATCCGCCCTTCCGCGGACAGGAGGCCTCGCAAATCGGGGCCGCCCACGCCATGCGCGACGACGACGTGTTGCTGCCGACGTATCGGTCGAACGCCCTCCAACTCGCCCGCGGCGTGCCGCCGAGCGACATCCTCCTCTTTCGGCGCGGTCACGCCGAGTACGCCTCGGACCACGACGTGCCGGTGTTCCCGCAGGCGGTCCCCATCGCCTCGCAGATTCCCCACGCCGCCGGCGTCGGCATGGCCGCGAACTACCGCGGCGACGACCGCGCGGCGCTGGTCTGTTTCGGTGACGGCGCGACCTCCGAGGGCGACTTCCACGAGGGGCTGAACTTCGCCGGCGTCTTCGACGCGTCGGTCGTCTTCTTCTGCGAGAACAACGGCTGGGCGATTTCGCTCCCCCGCGAGCGCCAGACCGCAAGCGAGTCCATCGCGGCGAAGGCCGACGCCTACGGGATGGACGGGATGCAGGTCGACGGCAACGACCCGCTGGCGGTCAGGGAGGCCGTCGAGCGCGGCTTCGAGAAGGCCCGCGCCGGGGAGCCGGTGCTCATCGAGAGCCTCACCTACCGGCAGGGACCGCACACGACCGCCGACGACCCCTCGCGCTACCGCGACGACGAGCCGGACCTCCCCGAGTGGCGGACGCGCGACCCCCTCGACCGCTTCGAGTCGTTCTGCCGCGAGGCGGGCGTCGTCGACGACGCGGCGCTCGACGCCATGCGCGACGACGCCGACGAGGAACTGCGCGAGGCCGTCGAGCGCGCCGAGGCGACGCCCGAACCGGGGACCGACGAGCTGTTCGACAACGTCTACGAGGAACTGCCGCCCGAACTCGCCCGCCAGCGCGAGGAACACGTCGCGTTCGTCGAGCGCACCGGCCCGTTCGACATCGAGCGCTGAGCCGCGGCGAGTCGTCTCAGTCGTCCAGCGAGATGTACGTCTTCGTGTCTGCGACGCCCTCTAACCCCTGCACGCGGCTCGACGCGGTCTTCAGCACCTCGTAGACCGCGTCGGTGTCGACCTCCGCGATGATGTCGTACGCGCCCGCGACGATGTGGGCCTCGGTCACCGTCTCGAAGTCGCGGATGGGACCGAGCAACTGTTCCGACTCGCCGGCTCCGGTCTTCACCATGATGAACGCGTGAACCATGCGTGAAATATTCTACCACAGTCGTCAAAAGCCTTGCTTCGACCGAGCGCGGCCCGTTCGTCCGAGCCGGGGGAAGGTTATTTGTCTCCGCCGACATACCGTCTTATCATGCGGTTCGTTATCATTGGTGCTGGACGGGTTGGGCTGCGCACCGCTCGCGTCCTCCGCGAGGAGGGTCACGACATCGTCCTGGTGGAGTTGGACCGCGACCGGGTCGAGCGGGCCCGCGAGGCGAACTTCGAGGTGTCCGAAGGCGACGGCTCCCGCGAGGAGGTGCTCGTCGACGCCGGCATCGAGGCGGCCGACGCCCTCGGCGCGCTCACTGCCGACCTCAACGTGAACTTCGCGGCCTGCATGATCGGCAAGCACTTCGGCTGTCGGACGGTGCTCCGGGTCGACGAGGACTACCGCGAGGTGGTGTACCAGAAGTACGCCAAGGAGGTCGACGAAATCGTCTACCCCGAGCGCCTCGGCGCTATCGGCGCGAAGAACGCGCTGCTCGGCGGCTCCATCCGCGCCATCGCGGATATCGCCCAACACTTGCAGGTCATCCTCGTGACGGTGACGGAAGAGTCACC contains these protein-coding regions:
- a CDS encoding tubulin/FtsZ family protein; translated protein: MKLAMIGFGQAGGKVVDKFVEYDRERNAGIVRAAVAVNSAKADLLGLKNIPKDQRVLIGQSRVKGHGVGADNELGAEIAEEDIDEVQGAIDSIPVHEVDAFLVVSGLGGGTGSGGAPVLAKHLKRIYTEPVYGLGILPGSDEGGIYTLNAARSFQTFVREVDNLLVFDNDAWRKTGESVQGGYDEINEEIVNRFGVLFGAGEVQDGQEVAESVVDSSEIINTLAGGGVSTVGYASEGVEPRKNNGGGLLSRLTGGDEPDDNLDTAHTTNRITSLVRKAALGRLTLPCEIEGAERALLVLAGPPEHLNRKGIERGRKWIEEQTGSMEVRGGDYPIPGAEKVAGVILLSGVTNVPRIKELQQVAIEAQDNIEEIRQESDSNLETLINDDEDELESLF
- a CDS encoding complex I NDUFA9 subunit family protein yields the protein MKVLVVGGSGFIGSHLCRELQSRGHSVTAMSRSPNSEDLPDGVEKAMGDVTDYDSIAGAFEGKDAVVNLVALSPLFEPSGGNRMHDIVHWQGTENVVKAAEANDVPRLVQMSALGADSDGDTAYIRSKGKAEGAVKSSGLDWVIFRPSVVFGDGGEFVSFTKRLKGMFAPGVPLYPLPGNGETRFQPIWVGDLVPMLADAVEGDDHAGETYRIGGPEKLTLREITEMVYDAENKSITIVPLPMGLAGVGLTVLGAVPGFPMGKDQYRSLQFDNTTDRNDVGVFGVDTSSMKTLGAYLGERN
- the tmk gene encoding dTMP kinase, encoding MLVTLEGLDGSGKTTVWEALHDAYPDAVFTREPTSDSWYGEAVNRAIDDDGADPLATLFLFTADHADHLSRVVRPALADGKLVVSDRYSDSRYAYQAAALRDSDLRRPMEYIRGIHTAFTRPPDKTIYLDVDPETAAARSGATNKFEQAAYLADVRENYERLVEAEPERFVRIDATQSPEDVLDAVEAALEAILAEQ
- a CDS encoding thiamine pyrophosphate-dependent dehydrogenase E1 component subunit alpha, with amino-acid sequence MHRLIAERGLDDTEFTADDARAALRDMIRARRFDERALALQRRGWMSGYPPFRGQEASQIGAAHAMRDDDVLLPTYRSNALQLARGVPPSDILLFRRGHAEYASDHDVPVFPQAVPIASQIPHAAGVGMAANYRGDDRAALVCFGDGATSEGDFHEGLNFAGVFDASVVFFCENNGWAISLPRERQTASESIAAKADAYGMDGMQVDGNDPLAVREAVERGFEKARAGEPVLIESLTYRQGPHTTADDPSRYRDDEPDLPEWRTRDPLDRFESFCREAGVVDDAALDAMRDDADEELREAVERAEATPEPGTDELFDNVYEELPPELARQREEHVAFVERTGPFDIER
- a CDS encoding Lrp/AsnC ligand binding domain-containing protein — protein: MVHAFIMVKTGAGESEQLLGPIRDFETVTEAHIVAGAYDIIAEVDTDAVYEVLKTASSRVQGLEGVADTKTYISLDD
- a CDS encoding potassium channel family protein, which produces MRFVIIGAGRVGLRTARVLREEGHDIVLVELDRDRVERAREANFEVSEGDGSREEVLVDAGIEAADALGALTADLNVNFAACMIGKHFGCRTVLRVDEDYREVVYQKYAKEVDEIVYPERLGAIGAKNALLGGSIRAIADIAQHLQVILVTVTEESPMNGYSIEEVALPANARILAFGKKDGPMGIPLLDDSLETGDRVAVLADFDVLNDVRQLLVGDEVVTAAGGA